A stretch of the Halococcus hamelinensis 100A6 genome encodes the following:
- a CDS encoding CDC48 family AAA ATPase, which translates to MNEVQLEVAKAYPNDSGRGIARLDPDTLLHLKLSPGDIIEIEGGDTTAAKVWRADRQDWNTDTVRIDGFTRQNADVSIGERVEIRKAETEKAEKLVLAPPKDASVQFGSDAAGMVKRQILKRPVVERDIVPVMSSTNHPFMRSPGQAIPLIAVETQPNAVALVTEDTEVELREEPISGFEKTGGGITYEDIGGLQSEIQRVREMVELPMKHPQIFQKLGIEPPQGVLLHGPPGTGKTLLAKAVANETSASFFSIAGPEIISKYYGESEQQLREIFEDASEEAPSIIFIDELDSIAPKREDVTGEVERRVVAQLLTMMDGLESRGQVIVIAATNRVDSVDPALRRPGRFDREIEIGVPDERGREEILQIHTRGMPLSDDVSLSHLADETHGFVGADIESLTKESAMKALRRYLPEIDLDEESIPPSLIDRMIIKREDFEGALGGVDPSAMREVLVELPKVSWGDVGGLDDAKGEIKESVEWPLSNPERFSRLGIEPPAGVLLYGPPGTGKTLMAKAVANETNANFISVRGPQLLSKWVGESEKAIRQTFKKARQVSPTVIFFDELDSLAPARGGDVGSNVSERVVNQLLTELDGLEDMKNVMVIAATNRPDMIDPALIRSGRFDRLVMVGQPDVEGRERILNIHTGATPLAADVSLREIAEVTDGYVGSDLESIAREAAIQALRDDPEADTVEMRHFRGALESVRPTITEDILDYYDKMEDEFKGGASDPGRGRSGGRIGFQ; encoded by the coding sequence ATGAACGAAGTCCAACTGGAGGTGGCGAAGGCCTACCCGAACGATTCGGGCCGGGGCATCGCCCGCCTCGACCCCGACACCCTGCTGCATCTCAAGCTCTCGCCGGGAGACATCATCGAGATCGAAGGCGGCGACACCACCGCCGCGAAGGTCTGGCGCGCGGACCGTCAAGACTGGAACACCGACACCGTGCGCATCGACGGGTTCACCCGCCAGAACGCCGACGTGAGCATCGGCGAGCGCGTCGAGATCCGGAAGGCCGAGACCGAGAAGGCCGAGAAGCTCGTGCTCGCGCCGCCGAAGGACGCCTCGGTGCAGTTCGGCAGCGACGCCGCCGGGATGGTCAAACGCCAGATCCTGAAACGGCCGGTCGTCGAGCGCGACATCGTGCCGGTGATGAGTTCGACCAACCACCCGTTCATGCGCTCGCCGGGCCAGGCGATCCCGCTGATCGCCGTCGAGACCCAGCCGAACGCCGTGGCGCTCGTCACCGAGGACACCGAGGTCGAACTCCGGGAGGAACCGATCTCGGGCTTCGAGAAGACCGGCGGCGGGATCACCTACGAGGACATCGGCGGGCTCCAGAGCGAGATCCAGCGCGTCCGCGAGATGGTCGAGCTCCCGATGAAACACCCCCAGATCTTCCAGAAGCTGGGGATCGAGCCGCCCCAGGGCGTACTGCTCCACGGGCCGCCGGGCACGGGCAAGACCCTGCTGGCGAAGGCCGTCGCCAACGAGACCTCCGCGAGCTTCTTCTCGATCGCGGGCCCGGAGATCATCTCGAAGTACTACGGGGAGAGCGAACAGCAACTCCGGGAGATCTTCGAGGACGCCTCGGAGGAAGCCCCATCGATCATCTTCATCGACGAACTCGACTCGATCGCGCCCAAGCGTGAGGACGTCACCGGCGAGGTCGAGCGGCGCGTGGTGGCCCAGCTCCTGACGATGATGGACGGCCTCGAAAGTCGTGGTCAGGTCATCGTGATCGCCGCCACCAATCGCGTCGACTCGGTCGACCCCGCGCTCCGGCGGCCGGGCCGGTTCGACCGCGAGATCGAGATCGGCGTGCCCGACGAACGCGGCCGCGAGGAGATCCTCCAGATCCACACCCGCGGGATGCCGCTCTCGGACGACGTGAGCCTCTCACACCTCGCCGACGAGACCCACGGGTTCGTCGGGGCCGACATCGAGTCCCTGACGAAGGAGTCGGCGATGAAGGCTCTCAGGAGGTACCTCCCGGAGATCGACCTTGACGAGGAGTCGATCCCGCCGAGCCTGATCGACCGGATGATCATCAAACGCGAGGACTTCGAGGGCGCGCTCGGCGGGGTCGACCCGAGCGCGATGCGCGAGGTGCTGGTCGAACTCCCGAAGGTCTCCTGGGGCGACGTCGGCGGGCTCGACGACGCGAAGGGCGAGATCAAGGAGTCGGTCGAGTGGCCGCTCTCGAACCCCGAACGGTTCTCCCGGCTCGGGATCGAACCGCCCGCGGGGGTGTTGCTCTACGGGCCGCCCGGCACGGGCAAGACCCTGATGGCGAAGGCCGTCGCCAACGAGACCAACGCCAACTTCATCTCGGTTCGCGGGCCGCAGCTCCTCTCGAAGTGGGTCGGAGAATCGGAGAAGGCGATCCGCCAGACGTTCAAGAAGGCCCGGCAGGTCAGTCCGACAGTCATCTTCTTCGACGAACTCGACAGTCTGGCTCCGGCCCGGGGCGGCGACGTCGGCTCGAACGTCTCCGAGCGCGTGGTGAACCAGCTCCTCACCGAACTCGACGGGTTGGAGGACATGAAGAACGTGATGGTGATCGCCGCCACCAACCGACCGGACATGATCGACCCCGCCCTGATTCGCTCGGGCCGGTTCGATAGGTTGGTCATGGTGGGCCAGCCCGACGTCGAGGGCCGCGAGCGGATCCTCAACATCCACACCGGGGCGACCCCGCTCGCGGCCGACGTCAGCCTGCGCGAGATCGCGGAGGTCACCGACGGCTACGTCGGCTCGGACCTCGAATCCATCGCGCGCGAGGCCGCCATCCAGGCGCTCCGCGACGACCCAGAGGCCGACACGGTCGAGATGCGCCACTTCCGCGGGGCGCTCGAATCCGTGCGACCCACGATCACCGAGGACATCCTCGATTACTACGACAAGATGGAGGACGAGTTCAAGGGCGGCGCGAGCGACCCCGGTCGCGGCCGGAGCGGCGGGCGGATCGGCTTC